A region of the Vicugna pacos chromosome 7, VicPac4, whole genome shotgun sequence genome:
GTCATGTCCAAGCTGCCCGAATGCAGGCAAAAAAGCCCACACAATCATATGCTAAATGTAAGCCTCCCATATTGTCAACAATGTCTTAAAAGTCCCGAATCACGCTGGAAGATGGAAAAGTAAATTGACAAGCAGGCTCAGTCTGGGTTCTGCCTTTGGCTCAGTGACCAGGCCTCGTTGGGCTACAGATAGGGTTTGAACAGAGAATCTCATAGATCCTTCTCAGCCCTAAAATTCGGTAATTGTAAAATTGGGGAAGGAGGAGTTGACCAAAAACATATCAGGGCATTTAGTTCCTTAGAATGTCGAGAAAATTTTATAGAAACAATATTTGTTTCTGCTCTGCCTTGTAATGAATTTAAGTGAGCATCATATATTGTCAGATTCAGAAGCCACCTTAGAGTTTGTGTGGTTCAATCACCCACGTGCTGTTGGAACTCGCTCTGGTCCAGAGGAAGTTATTCCAGGCATAACATTTTCGAACTGGAGGGAGTTCTCAATCCTTTAATTTCCCAAACTGCCAAAACAGGGTCTgtggtgggcagagggagaactCTTATTACAGATGGCTGTTAATGTCACGGTGTCtgatcctgctttcaattctgaCTCTTTTGGTCCCTTGCAATTACCGCCTGCCGGGGAGTTGTAACCAGCCTAGGATGGCTCTGTCTTGGATTCCATCCTAGGAAGCTGGTTTCTGAAGGAgccaaagaatttaaatagaaaatggTTTCATCATCAAAGTGGTTATGAGGCAATGACCCCCCAGAGAATAGCATGACAGCAAAACTAATTAGCTGGATAGTGTCAGATGAGGGATTTAGTAGATCAGATTAAGACAATATCTACGTAGAACAgatttaaaataacaacaacaacaaagctacTAGAAAagatggtggggttttttttttttttggttgaattACCCACTCTGGCTGTGTATGATTCTCAAATCTGAGAACTTAAATAAGAGGTTATTTTTTCAGACTGCTATAGTGCCCTGATCTTCTTGCTTTCATGTGGGTTGTATAATATAAAGGTTCTTATGATATAAAATTTCAGTTTGAAATATGGAAAACTAaattagcaaataaaacaaacatttccCCCCAGTTTCTGTTATTTCAgcagaaatgattttaaaaatgcaaataattataaaatagccccaaaagatatttttaaaatattttaaaattacatttacttTCAAACGATAAAAGCagaattaaatttacttaaaacaCTCAAAATCTCATGATTGACGTGTCCTCTGAAGAAAATGCTGACTGGGTCTTTCaaataaaagaagagagagtTTAAGCTACTTATAGGGTCTTGTGATTAACATATTCCCACAATTTCTTTAAGGTGTTTCATATTCGTAGCTATTTGTAAGTAAAAAGATACATGTTCAGATCTTAATCCCTGGGTCTCTGAGTCTCAGATTAAATCCATGAATCTCTCACCCATCCTTCCTGCAGCAATGAAATCTTGGGAAGAGAAAAGCGAGGTGCTGTCCTGGCTGACAGCACCTCTCACCAAGACAAGTAGGATTGTGGTGCCAAACTTGCAATCTGAGCCATATTGCTGTTCTCACCTgagtaatttactttgttttcacCTGATTTACTCAGAAAAGCAAGAAGTTTTTATAGCTGTTATTGTGCCATCTGGAACCACATGATTCACTAGAAAAAAATCACCAACCCTCTTCTTCACTTTATGACTAGCAGGTCTGGCTTTGTCATGTGCCAAGTCCCCAAGCCAATGGTTTCAACAGATGATTTACCATAACTGTAGTTTTTGCTCAGATACGTTGCCAGGGTTGGCTTCACCTTTTTGCACTTGCACCGATCTGGAGAAGACAAAAGAGAGACAAAGGTGGAAGTAGGTTCTGAAATCACcctgggaaggaaaaaagagaagaagccTAGAGAATCACGAACTCACCAGGGCTTAGGCGTTTACAGTCAACGTCAAGAGGCCTTTCCTGTACCATCATGTCTGGCGTGATGTCTATCCACTTAACATCTGAAACACACACAGGGCCACATGGGTGTGGTCAGTGATTCAGTCTGTTCTCCCAGCTGAAGTAAGAAACCGTCTGGAGACATTAACTAACacagcatcacacacacacaaaaatccccCAAAATGGTATGTGGTTGTCAACTACTTCTTTCACACAGACATCCCTAGGCTTAGGAAAGAAAACTTTCAGGTGAGACCTCTTATCCAGAACGAATAGATGTGAACGCATATCCATTTAAACTACCTGATACATACAGccatctattttaaaatgttgacttCCCAAGTTGAAAGTTGACACTACTCAAAAAACCCAGAATATTTCCAAATCCTCACCTCATATTTTGCAGAAACCGTCAGTCATCCCAAACAAGCACAACCCTCCATCACTTATACAATTTAAGcaataaatgtgtttttcctAAAACTCTGAATTAGAGAGGAGTTTCTATTTACCCCCTTCATTTCACTTCTCCTCCTTCACATTTTGGGCAATGCTCTGAGGTCTAACTTCAGAAACTACACTCAAGcaacaccataatttctttaaatgtgcAGCAACCTAGGTCCAGGACAAAAGGATGCAAAAATATTCTTAGATTTTTATTTCAAGAAGTGGATTTAAACCGGCTCCTTCTTCCTAGAAAAGCAGCAAAAAGaccaaagagaaaagaaggaagtggTGGTTGAGATCCGGTTAACTCAGATGCCACAGAGGCTGGCTCTCAGTCAAAGACCATGAAACAGACATCACAATTTTCCAGGGCAACTACATTTACCAACTGCACTCCTGGTGGGGAGTGACAACTGGTATTGCTTTTTCGGAAAGAGTTTTCAAGAGCTAACATTCAATGGAGAATCCTGGTGGGAACGTTTTAAGGCTCAAATGATACAAGTAAAGTGCTTACAGCTGGCTCAGACCCACCTTACACATTATATACTTGTTTACTGTTGCTGCTATTACTGTAATCCATTACTGTAAAGGAAAATGTCCCCGATGGCCCCTCTTTGGAAGGAaaatctctcccctccctctgtgGGCTGTGGCGTTCTTTAGCTCCCGAAATTCTTGTAGAGAAACCAGACTTCTCCCTAAGTCAAGTCACCAGCCACCTCCTCTAACCCTCCTCAGTGGGATGAGGGGGCTGCCCGACCACCCGCTGGCAGCTGTAGGTGTGCCCGCCCTGTTCTCAAGCAGCAGCGGCAGCCCAGGACGCCTCCTCACCCCCTCTCCGTCCTTCCCCAGGCCTCACCCTCCGGGAGGTCAGTGACGATGGCTTCGGGCGAGATGCACACGCCCCGGTCATAGACGGGCAGCTCATCGCAGGCCAGGCTCTCGGGCCAGCTGTGGTTGTACATCTTCATGAGGGGCTCGCAGTCGTCGCGCGCGCGCTGGCACACCGACTTGCATGGCTTGATGGGGTCGTGCAGGAACTCCAGGGTGCAGATGGGCGCATACATGGCGCAGAGGAAGAAGCGCAGCACGGCGCTGCAGTTCACGTCCACCAACTCCTCGTACTGCTCGATGGCCAGGATGGCGTTCTCCTGCGTGCTGTGGTGCAGGTGGTTAGGCATCCGCGTGATGTTCCAGGGCATGTGCCGGCACATGGGGATGCGCACCGCCTCGCAGGGCGCGCCGCGCACGCCCAGCGCCAGGCGCAGCCACAGGCACAGCGCGGTCAGGATGGAGAGGAACATGGCACTGCCCTCCCGCTCCGCCACCCCGACAGGCAGAATGGGCCCTTCTCTTCCCGCCCCTCTAGtcttttcccctcccttcccgAAGGAGGAAGTCCTTTAGGGCACAGGGGATGCGGTCTTCCCAAACTCCCGTGGCCAGCGATGCGGGGCCGCTGGGGCCGGCCGTGGGTATCTGCCGTCCGGTGCAAGGAGCGCGAGCAGCGCCAGCCCTCAGCCTCCGGGGCGCTAACCCGCCCTGGCAGCTCCAGTCCCAGGCCCGGCCGTTCCGAGCGCAGCCAGCCCCGGCCATTGCGGGACCCTATTTATCCCGCCACCTCCCCTGACGTGGGCCCGGAACGCTCCCTTGGCAGCTGCAGGCGCGGCGCGGGCTCCCCCTcggcagccccacccccagccctctctGTGCAGAAGAAGTGACATCATCTCCTCCGGGCCGCAGCCCAGGGCTGGAATCCTGCATTCCCCCAAAGTCCCTCCTTTTTAGTCTGGCCAGTCCTTTTTCTTGAGACCAAGAAAAGGAACCTCTGGCAGTCGTTTCGGACACCGGATCCAATAGGGTGCAAGAGAGGATTTCAAGAGAAGGACAGACGGCCTTTTGAGTCAAAGCCGAACTTCGAGCCTTCTTTGTGAATTCCGCAAGTGTAGAGTTGGAGGCAATTGTGAACTTCCAACTCTGAAACATACTTGCTTTCTCCGGTAGGGGGCGTGAGAATCGCCGAGCAGTGAGGCTTGTGTGGAACTGGGAAGAGTGCAGTCCTGGTTGCAGCAGGGTGGACGCGTTATACAAACAAACCACCCCTACCCCGCCGGGAGTTACATGgcgtttgtttttgttgttatcgTTGTGGCTAGTAGACATTCATTTGGGCTCAAGTTTTTCCAGGATGGCATTTGATCTGTACCTGTTCCAGGAATCGAACTGCCTGAAGGTGTAAAATCATCTTCTAGTTTGAGAAATGTCTTCCATCTACCAACAGGCCCCTTCCTTCTCCTAATTCCCTACTCCACTCCCCAACACAAATGAAACCCAGCAGAAAATAAAGACAACTTTGGACACCACAatctgaaagatttttttcctccttcatgcCAAGAGATTTTCAACCTGGCAATCTAAAATCTTGGTATTTGAATTGCTTGGAAACTGTTATTTAAGTGAGAAAGCTGTGTACCATGGAGAGCGATGATgtacattttttctcttttctcttatttttattaggAAGAGGTAGTAGAATCAACTGCTGGCTCAGTTATCCACAGAAAAGGGAGGCTTTACTGTAATAAGTGGACATCAATCTTCGGGCAGTAAGATTTCTGGTATATGATATTTTCTTAGGGTATCAGAATATGTAAACATGTTATctgaatgttaatttttaaaaccataatTTAATTGGAAATCTGAACTTAAGgcagacaggttttttttttttcccctctgcagaGCTTACATTCACAAAGTTAGTTCAGTTTTGATCCTGATCAGGACTGAGGGTTAAAATAGCCCAAGGAACTTTAATacagctgacatttattgagcct
Encoded here:
- the SFRP4 gene encoding secreted frizzled-related protein 4, whose translation is MFLSILTALCLWLRLALGVRGAPCEAVRIPMCRHMPWNITRMPNHLHHSTQENAILAIEQYEELVDVNCSAVLRFFLCAMYAPICTLEFLHDPIKPCKSVCQRARDDCEPLMKMYNHSWPESLACDELPVYDRGVCISPEAIVTDLPEDVKWIDITPDMMVQERPLDVDCKRLSPDRCKCKKVKPTLATYLSKNYSYVIHAKIKAVQRSGCNEVTTVVDVKEIFKSSSPIPRTQVPLITNSSCQCPHILPHQDVLIMCYEWRSRMMLLENCLVEKWRDQLSKRSVQWEERLQEQRRTIQDKKRTAGRTSRSNPPKPKGKPPAPKPASPKKNIKARSAPKRTNPKRV